A genomic window from Candidatus Bathyarchaeota archaeon includes:
- a CDS encoding cupin domain-containing protein — MIVKNIKEIKGYDVKEAYGSNAKGVTIRWISEKRTGGEEYMHHFALRYFVIEPGGYLAPHKHPWEQEIAIVKGRLVATAEGKSVEAKPEDVLYFAANEEHGFKAVGDEPCEFYCIIGCPGKGENCIGLNEPKSS, encoded by the coding sequence ATGATTGTTAAGAACATCAAAGAGATCAAGGGATACGATGTGAAAGAGGCTTACGGTTCAAATGCCAAGGGCGTGACAATAAGATGGATTTCAGAGAAAAGAACTGGAGGAGAAGAATACATGCATCACTTTGCATTACGTTACTTCGTAATCGAACCTGGAGGCTACTTAGCACCTCATAAACATCCTTGGGAGCAAGAAATAGCAATTGTAAAGGGTAGGCTAGTTGCAACCGCTGAAGGAAAATCTGTAGAGGCTAAGCCTGAAGATGTGCTCTACTTTGCAGCTAATGAGGAACATGGATTCAAAGCGGTAGGCGATGAGCCATGTGAATTCTATTGCATCATTGGCTGTCCAGGTAAGGGAGAAAATTGTATAGGGCTTAATGAGCCTAAGTCCTCATAA
- a CDS encoding HAD family hydrolase — MIKAVLFDFWDTLVPSADEFAYVREQAKTLSKQLAKFGYPVKLGVMIRAFLENHQACEEERDRTEIEVPVNIEVARLIELLGFPVSPELIRKLTDAFQRVFIKYIPSPRPDAIQALRILKSSGFKLGIVSNTSCGKCLRYHLEKHLLMQCLNAAVFSDEVGYRKPNQKIFRDALTQLGVTAEEAIHVGDNLYADIQGAKQLGMKTILYSEKILAKAQPKPDIVITTFKQLPEYVYKLSVG; from the coding sequence ATGATTAAAGCTGTTCTCTTTGATTTTTGGGATACCTTGGTTCCATCTGCCGATGAGTTTGCCTATGTAAGAGAGCAGGCGAAAACGCTTTCCAAACAACTTGCCAAATTTGGTTATCCGGTAAAGCTGGGTGTAATGATACGCGCCTTCTTAGAGAATCATCAAGCATGCGAGGAGGAACGCGACCGTACAGAGATTGAAGTACCAGTTAACATTGAAGTAGCTCGACTTATCGAGTTGTTGGGTTTCCCAGTTTCCCCTGAACTAATAAGAAAACTAACTGACGCATTCCAACGAGTTTTTATTAAATACATTCCCTCACCGAGGCCTGATGCTATACAAGCTCTTCGAATTTTAAAATCAAGTGGATTTAAACTCGGTATAGTTTCTAACACTTCGTGTGGGAAATGTCTTCGTTATCATTTAGAAAAACACTTATTGATGCAATGTTTAAATGCCGCGGTATTTTCGGATGAGGTTGGATACCGAAAACCAAACCAGAAGATATTCAGAGATGCTCTCACCCAATTAGGAGTTACGGCTGAGGAAGCAATTCACGTAGGCGACAATCTCTATGCAGATATTCAGGGCGCCAAACAATTAGGTATGAAAACCATTTTATATTCTGAAAAAATATTAGCTAAAGCCCAACCGAAACCGGACATTGTAATCACCACCTTCAAGCAATTACCTGAATACGTGTATAAGTTGTCCGTTGGTTAA